Within Anopheles nili chromosome 3, idAnoNiliSN_F5_01, whole genome shotgun sequence, the genomic segment AAAAGACAAAAGTACTCTTCGGAAAAGCTCATtacgttaaaaataaaacgttcaTTACATTGTAAAAGTGCGAGGGAATATGCAAAACCCGACTTAAGCCAAACATTCTCACACGTGGACTACAAAATGGTAGAAAGATACCAAATGCAAACATGTAATAAGACAAAACGCACGACCGGGTGTGGTGTGTGCTGTAACAGACATTTATTAAGAAAAATTGTATGCATATAAGGAATGAAAACAATCGTACATGCATCAAAACGAGTGTTGTGAGCGAAAGTAAATAGAGAACAGAGACCGAACAGAGCAGCattgaaaggaaaaattgGGCATGAAAGAGGGCGAGAAAATAGTATGTTTCTATTATTGTAACTATTTGTAAATGTTTGTAAATAGTGTTCGAAGTAAGCGCAGCGAAAGCAtgaagaaatgaaagaaagcgaacaagAAAACAGTAACTATAAAGAGAAGCGATTCGGACGAGAAGAACTGGTACTAGTTCGCAACAGGTATAGGACAATGTAAACGGATCACTGAGGATAACAATTGCTCAGATCAAACTAGCGAATGATCTGAAGGGAAAGTCTGAATGATTGGATTAGTGATAAAACAATaaaggaaaacacaaaaaatcctACTAAAAACTGAAACTTGTCTACCGTTTTCTTTCCTctgttaattgaaaaattaacgTGTCTGGTATGTATGgttacatatatatttatttgttacCCCTTTTCCGAagttattaatttttaaaacataaatgaGGTCTATTTGCGTCCGAAAATTGTTGGATAATACAAACTCTAGAAGATTTCATTGATATTTTGCGCATTTGATGATTCTTACTCACGAGCGACCATATTAGTTTCCCCAAAgttacatatatatttatttgataCCCCTTTTCCGAAATTATTATCttttaaaacataaatgaGGTCTATTTGCGTCCGAAAAATGTTGGATAATACAAACATTAGAAGATTTCATTGATATTTTGCGCATTTGATGATTCTTACTCACGAGCGACCAAATTAGTTTCCCCAAAaagggttaaaaaaaaaggtaataaatcataaaactcGCATTAAAAATTCATGAATATTTGAAGGACTCCTTTGAGAAAAAATGTTGCTCCATTTGAGGTGCGAATTACTGCCCTATCCCTCAAAATACGGTGCAAAACCGCGCAGAAACGTTGAATCGCCAAAAACGGCCACGTTGCATTTCGCCCTTGACGCACGCAACCGGATTAGCGCTTCGCTGAAAAAGCATTTTTGCGGTGTCAAATTTTGCCTTCCAAATTGGCTAGTTTGCCTGCCAAGTTAACAGGAGATCATGCTTCGAAGAGGTATCAGCTCGGCTGGTACCGCTGGTACATATTGCTAGCTCCCTCTAACGTCCTTAACGCATATAGCTATCCTTTTCGGTGCGTGTTTATCCACAAGCTATCTCTTTTACACTCGATCGCACGCTGTTCTCAGCGCACTGTGGTTTTTGTGGCGACCATTATTCATGAGACTATGatcgaattaaataatttgGCTGCATATAAAACAATTGTTTTGATcgcaaaaatgaagaaaacgagGTGTGGTAGTTTTCTGttacataaataaatgattCTCATTGTATTGTGTGAGCtggttttgcaaaaaacaatgaaattaaaacaaataaaaagtaCGATGTCCATATGACACGCGTCGTTCCATAGTGCAGCGATGATTTGGTCTTCCAATCGCGTCGCTCGTTCGGAAAGAAAGACAGCACCATTCTCTTACCGTTAGATTTCTCGCACCCACGTGTATCCGGTacatgtaaaataatcattgttggtatttttttgGATCTGCTGGATAAAACGCGATCATTGATGAAAAAAGTTTACTCAGCGCCCAACGTGGGGCTCGAACCCACGACCCTGAGATTAAGAGTCTCATGCTCTACCGACTGAGCTAGCCGGGCTGTCAACGCGTGGGCATCTCAAGCGTGTTAAGAAGACATTGCCTATACCTTAGGTACTCATCATCATGAACTCCCTCGATGCGCATCTTCATTGGTTCATCTTCTACGTTGTTCTTCATTCTCGAGACGTCATTACCTCGACACGTTTGTTGCTACAAGTAGGATTACAAAGACCTGATTGAGTATCATTTCTGTATAATTGATCTCTGAAAGGGTCTACATTGCACTAATTGCTACGCTTTCTCATTTAACCTATTTTAGATGTACAATATAGCCAACAAAAGCTAGTTTGAACCACACGTATTCATCAGGGGATGTAGCTCAGATGGTAGAGCGCTCGCTTAGCATGTGAGAGGTACGGGGATCGATACCCCGCATCTCCATTCAATAACTTTTTTTCTGGAttggatcattttttttcgtacaactAGCTGCATGCACTATCTCAGGATTATTTTGTAGTACTTTGTTCTATTATTTAGTATTTTCAATGTAttattttgtagtacatcatATTTCGTAAAAGTATGATTTTCTGCTTTgcataaaacacaaaagagATTGTGTGATTTAGTAGAGTAAATTATATGATCGGTGATACATTTCTtcgataaaataataataattataataatttgaTCACTAATTAATCAAACGTACAAAAACTACATTTTATTATAAGCAAAGATATTTCTTATCGGTAGCACTCTTATGTtggaaattttaaaaaataactGACATTTGAGGCTGTTGCATTTCTTTACCCTGTCAGTTTGTTAAGAGACGTTTCTTTACAAATTAAACATAGCAAGTCAGTACATCGTAACCAATAATTACTTATAGTTtctaaaataaatcaaaactgttattttgtttaccgTTTTGCTTACTTATTTTGTAAGACACATAATCCTTAAGATCAGTCTTATGTTCGTGATGTATTCGTTACCACTTGGTTGAAATAATTTCTCTGAATATTACGATGATGATCTTTTTATTTGCCGTTATATTATAAAGAATAAACGCGGTTGCAACTGAAACGCACAAAAGACGTTCAATGACAAGTTTACGATgccatttaatttcattctgCATCGTAGTTGCATTTGAAATCAAAGATCTTAACAACAAACATGTTCGCTTCTTACTGTACCAACGTCTCTTGAAGGTTtatttgatatattttatattgtgAATGATGTTATTTCTTCGATATATGATGTGGATACTTTATCAAATATCGAAGAAATGTATCACCGATCAATCAAATAATTTACTCTACTCAATCACACAATCccttttgtgttgtgttttatgCAAAGCAGAAAATCATACTTTTACGAAATatgatgtactacaaaataaTACATTGAAAATactaaataataaaacaaagtaCTACAAAATAATCCTGAGATAGTGCATGCAGCTagttgtacgaaaaaaaacgatccaaTCCAGAAAAAAAGTTATTGAATGGAGATGCGGGGTATCGATCCCCGTACCTCTCACATGCTAAGCGAGCGCTCTACCATCTGAGCTACATCCCCTGATGAATACGTGTGGTTCAAACTAGCTTTTGTTGGCTATATTGTACATCTAAAATAGGTTAAATGAGAAAGCGTAGCAATTAGTGCAATGTAGACCCTTTCAGAGATCAATTATACAGAAATGATACTCAATCAGGTCTTTGTAATCCTACTTGTAGCAACAAACGTGTCGAGGTAATGACGTCTCGAGAATGAAGAACAACGTAGAAGATGAACCAATGAAGATGCGCATCGAGGGAGTTCATGATGATGAGTACCTAAGGTATAGGCAATGTGTTCTTAACACGCTTGAGATGCCCACGCGTTGACAGCCCGGCTAGCTCAGTCGGTAGAGCATGAGACTCTTAATCTCAGGGTCGTGGGTTCGAGCCCCACGTTGGGCGCTGAgtaaacctttttttgtttttattttatgacatCTGCTCTAATTACCGATATGCCACCGTAGCTGCTTATTATTGCTAAATTAAGATGGACAAGCGTGTGAGGCGATACAATTTATCAATTTGCCTCATTTTGAATCAATCTGATCGCTTGATATGCGCGCGCATACCCGTTTTCgttagtttttgtttgaatccCTATTTAAAACTATCCATCCGAtactctcgcgcgcgcgtagAGAGAGCTAAAGGTGCGCACTGACATCACTCGTACGCACATGCGAAGGACAAAATCCTCCCGCACAGCATTAGTGAGTCACACCTGCGAAACCAAAGAAACGCTGCTCAATCCTACGCGCGAGATTGATCGAGATTCACGATCAATTCTCTGGCCACAACCACCGCAGTAGTGATCGCGAGCGCGTACGCAACGTTCCATTCAAGCAAGCTGCAAGCTGATCCTGTTTTCCCTTCATAATTACGCTAGTTGCATAGCTGCAGAGCAAAAATGTCAAACCAACCCGTCGTCAGTTGTTTACCTGTCACTGCAAACAAAATGTCGAAAGCAAAGAAGGTTTTGGATGAGGCTCGCGATACCAAAAATCGCGAAATTGACCTGGTAGATCGCAGTATTTCCACCTTCGACGAGCTGCCAGGGTTGCGTGAGTATTAGCCGGACGCGGGTCGCGTGGCGTTAGAGCGAACCCGAATTTCCTATTTTGGTAAAAACTGCTTTTTTTGgtagttttgtttgtgcgctgGGGAAATGGGTGTGTCAAGGGAAAAGATGCTGCGAGGTGGCCCGTtggtgggggtttgttttgaaatggAGACGCTACATTTGTAGCATGATTTTGCCCGAAATTCAACTAAATCTAATGGTGTTCTttaatttattcgattttatttgcagTTAATATGCTGTTTGTTACTAGAATCACGTTGAGCCACAACAAATTGAAGAGTGAGTAACATAtggtttgttattgtttttaaaatcatgAATATCATTACTTGCAACGTGTGGAAATACGCCAGAGTGTCATGTGCTACATACTaaaatatgctagtttagtttggaatgcatttttatcaGTGAAATAAGTGAAAATAGCGAATTGtaggtgttttgtttcgtattGAATCATCCTCTCTTGCACACGCCCGCGCGAACTCAGCTGACGTTTAAGAATTCGAGCACTTAGGGCTGTGCGATATTTTGTTTACAGTGCTCGAATGATTCAAAATTTGCGCGGTTCACGATGCAACTGCAGGCTAAAATACGATTGATTCCTTTTTCCTCAGGTGTTCCCCCGGGTATAGCGAACCTGAACAATTTGGAAATCTTAAACCTCTCCAACAACCAGCTGGAAGAGCTgccgctttcgctttcgtcgaTGCCAAAGCTGAGAATCCTCAACTGCTCGATCAATCGGCTGAACACGTTGCCCCGCGGGTTTGGAGCGTTTCCCGTGCTGGAGGTGCTAGATTTATCGTACAATAATTTGAACGAGAACGTGCTGCCGGGAAACTTTTTTATGATGGGTACATTATGCAGACGATTAGTGGAGCATGCATCGATCACGGGAAATTAACCTCTTCCTTACCCGTTTCAGATTCGCTGCGCGCGCTGTATCTCGGCGATAATGAGTTCGAATACCTGCCGAAAGAGATTCGCAATTTGAAAAATCTCCAGATTGTAAGCACACTCACAATGGACACTGCACATTCACCTGACCTTGGGCTTCACTTAACATTCCTTCACTTCTCTTCGTTAGCTCGGACTGCGGGATAACGATTTGCTGGAGTTGCCGAGAGAGATCGGTGAACTAACGCGCATTCGGGAGCTGCACATCCAAAACAACCGGTTGAGTGTGTTGCCGCCAGAAATCTCTAACCTGGACATGCCCGGACCAAAGTCGGTACtcaaaatggaggaaaaccCATGGGTGACAGCGATCGCGGAGCAGTATCTGGTCGGCATTAGCCACGTGTTGGAGTACATCAAGACGGAGGCGTACAGAATGTAAGAACCACGCGGCTGCCCTGCGACTCGTGTCGCCGATCGACACTAACTTTTGTTCGAATGTTGTCTTACAGCCTGTACAATCGCTACACGCAGTCGGGAGGTAAATCAGGCAGTGATCTGCCGCCCAAATCggacaaaagcaaaaaggcgTCCCGGGCTCGTTCGTAAAGCAGCGAATAGCGAACGTCGTGTTGCCGATGAATCGACGGCCATCCCAGTGCCAATGGTGCCAACCGGAAGCTCCACGCTGTTCCCAGTGAAACAGAACGCAACTAAAAACGGGAGAACCGGGTTTTTATGTTCAAACTAACAGCGACTAGCAATTGAAGTATTTCAATCAGCGCAATGGAGAGTAGATGAGAATAGTTTGTTAAACTAATTTAATTAACACCGACTTAATGTACGCGCGTGTGCAGCTGCGACTGCAAGTGCCTTAAACCCGTTAACACAACACTGCGTACAATCGCACAACGCAAAGTAATGCaattaaaatgataataaaattgatGTGTCTGGAAGTAATTTACGATCTTCGGTGTTTTATTATCCGAGAACTGCATTCGAAATATACTCCGACGATGTCTTGTGAAAAGGCAAAGTTTTGCCTACTGCCGACAGCCGCAGAACGCcgtgaaagcgaaaaaagcgcACCTAGAGCTGCATCGAGTACATTTTAGATTTCACCGCAccacaagaaagaaagagagaaaaaaactgttttaatTGAACTTGATACATCGACGGCAAGGCAAGTCAGCGCTGGCTGGCATAAAATGAGCCAAAAATGTGGAGTGTTTCATTCGGCAATTATTTACTCGAGCTAAATTTTGTAAATATCCGCCCAATCTCCTCAACCACGGGCACGTTAGTTAAGCAACCACAGAAACCCGTAtcggaaagaaaagcaagaacGGCTCCTGGTGCTCGAAGTTCCCGGGAGCGATCTTGCGCCAGGCGGAGCGAACACAGCCGGGGCGGGgaattaaaaactttttccctctAACCTAATTAGTGTAAGTAATGCAATTTGGAACTTGTGCCGGTATGTTCGGTTCACTATTAATTTCAATCGCACCGGCGACGTTCATTTCTTCgcttcgccaaaaaaaaaaatggcggctTTCATGAGGGCTGGTGAGGGATAAGGATAAGACGCTTTAAGACGGGTGCTTTCGATTtttgcacgagaaaaaaaaaacgccagtaTCGGAAAAATAGTACAACCCCACGATGAATGGGCAACAAAAGAATATTGGATGGGATGTAGAAATCAGATGATTCTAATGTAATACTGCAAGCTAGAAAGAAAAGCTTAAAAggaatgaatttttcatcgTATTTCAAGATGTTTTTCTTACGCCACAGGGCGTGAAACCCGTTTTGAACGTATGCttttgaaaatgcattttaattcCTTCGCATGACAAAAAGCTGCCGTACAAAATATGACCTGTTTCGAGCAATACGCCCTTCGTTTCATAACAGATATACACCCTCTGCTTGGTTTAGCATTGGGAGCATCGCTTAAAACTCGCCCTCCGTAAAATGTGGCATAAAAAAGTGATATTTCTGGTGGCCCAGTCCGGATGGTGAAAATTATGGCACGAATAAATGGTCCGATGCTTGAAGGTCTGTTTAACACGAGCGGTAGAAACTGCCCGATTGGTAGCCCCGTTCTGAAGGCTTCCAATAACGCCCCAAGCAGCACGCCACCGGGAAGGTAGGTTGTAAAGCGTGAAGATAAAATAATGAGAGGATGatcattgaaattaattacatcGCACGTCGATGCCCTCGGGGGGGGAGCCAACCGACCTGGGTCCAGTCCAGAGTCCTTTGGAACGTGCCATTTTGCGCAACTTTCCGTCGTTTTCCCGTTGAAAGACGCCGTCGATGGGCGAATCGTCTCAGAACGGACGTTTTCCGTTGtgatcgttgttttttcttcttctttttgctctcgttttttaAGACCCCTCCAACACCGGCAGGAATCCTTCCACAGCCTGGGTCTTGGGGCAGTTTCGCAAACGAAACACGTGCCTCCTCACTCACGCGCAGAGCGGGAAC encodes:
- the LOC128723473 gene encoding ras suppressor protein 1; its protein translation is MSNQPVVSCLPVTANKMSKAKKVLDEARDTKNREIDLVDRSISTFDELPGLLNMLFVTRITLSHNKLKSVPPGIANLNNLEILNLSNNQLEELPLSLSSMPKLRILNCSINRLNTLPRGFGAFPVLEVLDLSYNNLNENVLPGNFFMMDSLRALYLGDNEFEYLPKEIRNLKNLQILGLRDNDLLELPREIGELTRIRELHIQNNRLSVLPPEISNLDMPGPKSVLKMEENPWVTAIAEQYLVGISHVLEYIKTEAYRILYNRYTQSGGKSGSDLPPKSDKSKKASRARS